AGGAGCTTGAGGCCTCAGGGGATCAAATGGGTGAATCAGCCCTGAGAAGCATGAACTGTTTCCCCGATTGTTCCTCAGAGCAGTAATCACGGCTCTTCCGTCAGCCTAATAAATCTGAGGAATGTCAAGTGTTAGCCTGTCAGTTAAAGTTGTTCCTCTTGGTGTCCTGGAAGGGGCTTTTCGTGtgattcatgtattttttatgttgtCTCTGTATCTTATCACTGTgtatctttttgtctttcttccaaCATGCTTGTAAGGTGTCACGTCAGCTTTTTTAATACTGGTGATTTAATTGCAAAAGCACACATAAACAGTTTGGAAGGTATGAGAAGAAATCCACAAGTCACACGGGAAAACAGCCACCAAGCCAGCATTCAGGCTGGAATTCATCCACTGTGCAGAACGAATTGGCTGCCAGGGGGTCAAACTGTGTATCCTGAAATTGAGTGAAAAAGAAGTTCGatacaagaaacatttgtttCGTACCAAAGATACAGTGGGAAATAGCAAGGCAGATCCAATGCGGGCTTCACGCTCACAGAGCTTATTAATAGGGAAAGCAAGACATTTATATGAAAGAAATAGAGTACAAGGCAGAACATGCCAGAGGGTGGGCAGCCCGGGagcttggggggaggggtggggtcgcCCTGGCGGAATTAGGCCAGCGGAGAGGACGGACTTGTGGAATACAAGGAGGGGGAAGCCCCAGCTCTCAGGAAGCTCTGTGTTTAGTCATAGAGAGGCATAAACAGATAAATTACGTGGAAAGTGGTGAATCATTAGTcctgggagggtgggcaggagctGACCTTCAGTCTGGGTCTTGAGGAACACGGGGTTTGCCCccaagggcagggctgggtctagcgatgcttccaggcagagggaatggtaAGATGCTTATGTGACACCAGGGTGACTTTTTATGCTGCATTGTCCTTGCAGGTGAATCAAACAGCCCTCCTGGAACGATTCAGGGTGGGAAGGGTCCGCAGGGTAAGAGTCAGTTTAGAACCATCGCTCCAAAACTTGCGCCCCGAGTCCTGGCGCCCAGAGTGGTCCCGGGCCCGGCGCCCTCCCTCTCTGACCACGCGCATCCAGGCCCCTCCCTCGGCTCGaaggccctggggctgcccccCCAGAATTACGCGCTGATGCAGGTGGCCGGCCAGGAAGGGACCTTCTCTCTCGTCGCTCTGCCACACGTCGCCTCGGCTCAGCCACTCCAGAAACCCAGACTGCCTCTGCCCAAGAACCTGAAGCTGCCCATCCCCCGGTACCAACGCCCAGGACATAGCAAAGGAGCCAGAAAGAAACCGGGGTTCAGCTCCTCCGACAGGGGCTGTAGCCAAGCTCCCGCCCAAACCCAAGCGGCCCCTCCCCTGCCTGAGCATCCCGAGGCCCCGCACAAGCCCAGCCCACCCAAGCCGGCGCTGGCACCCGGCCAGGCCCCGGCCCCGCTGACCAGTGGGGGTGGCCATGGAGACCCTGGGCCCCCAGGGACCAGCGACCGCGGAGGTCGGGACCCTCCCACGGCCCCAGCGCTGTCCACGCCGGAGGAGCCCTCTGCCGAGCGGGGCCTCCCGAAGAGTTCAGGGAGAGCAGGCGTTGCAGGCAAGaagccctccaggaagcctgctgtcGCCAGGGGAGAACTTAGAGAACAGGTCGACCCTGCCAGGGCCGCGACCCATTTGTCTCCAGGCGTCATTGGAAACGCGGTTCAGGTGGTCCCTTCCATCCCCAGAGGTAAACTGCCCATCCTGCCCTACTCAAGAACGAGGGCGTCGCAAGTTTACAAAGGCGGAGCCGCTGTGAACGTTGCAGATGTTTCTCTCCCTGGGCTCAGGGCAGCCAGTGATAAGACCTCGTCCATCCCAGAGGGCTTCTGTTCGGCCCCGCAGGTGGCCGACAGGGCACCTGCCCCACAGGCGTCGAGGCAGAGCCCCTTTGACAGGGCCTACTGTCCGGCCACCAAAGCCGACCtcaaccacaaaacaaaaccgaACGGCGGGGCAgccaagagaagaggaagaaaacggAAGGTCCCGGATGAACTTCTGACATTTCAGGGTAAAAGGAGGAAATGTGTCAGTAATAAGTGTAAAGATGGCAAAGAAAGAGCCAAAGCCGATCCCCAGGAATCCAGGGACCAAAAACCTGGGGCTGTGAAAAAATACCGTAGCATCATGCCCAAACCTGTCCTGGTCCTGCCGGCCCTGGCTCCCCTGGCCTCGCCCACGGCCACGTTACAGCCCCCGGCGCCCGGCAGCCGGGAGCACGCGTCGTTCAATCACTCCCTCGCCGCCCCCAAGCATCTGGGCTGCAGGCAGGACGACGGCCCCTCCCCGAAGCCCGGCTCGGCCTTTAGAAGTGGGTTCTCCGGCCTCAAGAAGCCTTCGCACGGATGCCACGTGTGCGAGCACGCCTTCCAGCCCAAGCAGCACCTCCGCGAGCGCGCCAACACGCACAGCGACAGCCGGCCCTACAGCTGCCGGCTCTGCCGCAAAGCCTACGTGCGCCCGGGCAGCCTGAGCGCACACGTGCGGCTACATCACGGCGACTCGCGGCCCAGGAGGCTCGTGTGCTGCGAATTCTGCGCGAAGGTGTTCGGCCACGTCAGAGTCTACTTCGGCCACCTGAAAGAGGTGCACGGGGTGGCCGTCAGCACCGAGCCCTCCCCCTGCGAGCCGCAGCTGCAGCCGGGGGACTTGCTGAGGACCAGGGAGCAGACTGCCCGAGGGATGGAGGGACCGGTGGACAGGTGAGTGTGGGGATGCTTCGGATTTGAGGTCAGGGCCAGATTCCACATGCAGCAAGGTGGGTTTGGAAGACCCTCCCCCAGGTTAAGATTTCATAAGGGAGCTGCCACCTCTTCCCCCTGTTCTGTGAAGAGTGGCCGCATTCCTCTCTGGTCTCTGATCATTAGTGATTTTTGATGACTCCGCCTTCTATGAGCCAGGACACAGAGGTCCCTTTGAGGGACGCTGGGGACAGTTGGGCAA
The genomic region above belongs to Phocoena phocoena chromosome 2, mPhoPho1.1, whole genome shotgun sequence and contains:
- the ZNF438 gene encoding zinc finger protein 438, with the protein product MDGGVSRLASPVEKQLTQKKSASPGKTARTGESNSPPGTIQGGKGPQGKSQFRTIAPKLAPRVLAPRVVPGPAPSLSDHAHPGPSLGSKALGLPPQNYALMQVAGQEGTFSLVALPHVASAQPLQKPRLPLPKNLKLPIPRYQRPGHSKGARKKPGFSSSDRGCSQAPAQTQAAPPLPEHPEAPHKPSPPKPALAPGQAPAPLTSGGGHGDPGPPGTSDRGGRDPPTAPALSTPEEPSAERGLPKSSGRAGVAGKKPSRKPAVARGELREQVDPARAATHLSPGVIGNAVQVVPSIPRGKLPILPYSRTRASQVYKGGAAVNVADVSLPGLRAASDKTSSIPEGFCSAPQVADRAPAPQASRQSPFDRAYCPATKADLNHKTKPNGGAAKRRGRKRKVPDELLTFQGKRRKCVSNKCKDGKERAKADPQESRDQKPGAVKKYRSIMPKPVLVLPALAPLASPTATLQPPAPGSREHASFNHSLAAPKHLGCRQDDGPSPKPGSAFRSGFSGLKKPSHGCHVCEHAFQPKQHLRERANTHSDSRPYSCRLCRKAYVRPGSLSAHVRLHHGDSRPRRLVCCEFCAKVFGHVRVYFGHLKEVHGVAVSTEPSPCEPQLQPGDLLRTREQTARGMEGPVDRETKSSLEEDLLLNQADEVKFQIRCGRCQITAQSFAEIKFHLLYVHGEEIQGQLQEELSPSPGSRGAQGELVQQAAPFWKHPERRKQLKHRPLDGELCAVPRLKKQLYLRHQNDVEILAKREGAQPGPSEPGGHPQGPEGPGPDAALSPPRPGFRCILCAQTLGRKEELLLHWEERHKCEDPLKLWTVLSTLSSQGVIEPSSETGK